GCCTATTGAATTAGTAGAGTGGTCTTGAAGAGTGCTTACCCTTGCTAGGAAATATACTTACTTTGTAACTCATTGAGCAATAGAGTTCAATGAATACACGTAGAACTTTATCATCCCTTTAAGGAAAAAAGCCTCAAAACAGTCAGCTTCGAAAACTGGAATAGCCCTGAAGTTTGTGCTGTAACTGTTTTTACATAAAACAATACTGATTTCTAGCAGCAGGAAACATTATATTGTAATCATAAAGATCATATTCACAAGCCACATTCAAGAGCAGTTTGTTTTAAATACTTTCTTTAAAGTCTTGGATCTTAGAGGCAATGACCTGTAGAGAGAACGATCTATAAATATTCTGCTAGAGCACTATGGAAACAAGAGGGAAAAATCTATGCATAAGTTATCCCATCAATCTCTATGAGATTAAGAGAATACATTCTATGCATAACCCTAGGCGCTGATATGAGGACATAGCCTGCTTGCCTGCATAGTCTCAACTGCCAGATGCCAGTTGAGACTATGCAGGCAAAGCCCGCGCTTACGCGAGTTGATGAAGGTTGTTGCTTTGTAGCCGCAGATTCAGCCACCAGTCCTTAACGCTCACTCCGTTGTAGGGCATCTAAATTGTCTGATTAGGGGCTGGGCTGAGAAGCGATCGCCCTTACTAAATATCGCAACATAAATAAGATCGTGTATCTACTGATTCTCATGTCGAGACGAATATTTCTTATTTTAAGCACTAGGTTGATGAGCCTGGTATTTTAGATGGATGGTTAAGGGGGCGATCGCCTCAGAACTGACTTTGATGGGTAAACAGAAGATTGAACAATCCATGGTCGTAGGCTTGATGGGCGGCTAGTTTGATCAACTGCTCGCTCCGCCCATCGAGGAGGTAGCTGTCATACCCTAAGGATGCCATAAACTGTCTAAGCTGCATTTGGCTTGATCCAAGTTTTTGCAGCCCAAACGCATTGATTTCCACGATCACAAAAGGTGGACGCAGGGTTTCTAGCGTATGCTGACCACCTTGCAAGATAAGGTGTTCGGCACCCTCAGTATCAATTTTGATCAGCTTAATCGCGTCTAGATCATACTGCTGAACTAGGGCATCTAGGGTGGTCATAGATATGGTTTGGACAAAGGGATGATCTTGGCTCTTGGTATTAAAAGGATGATCTCCCACATTCCACAGAGCATGACCACCATCATTGTCTAGGTTGAAGAAAAACTGCGTTTCCTGTTGAACATCACCGATCGCTCCATGGATCACCTGCACTTGCTGAAAATGATTAATCGCTACATTATGGCGAATTCGCTTGTAGTTGGATGTTTCCAACTCGCAGGACACAACCATACCCGTTTCTCCCACCAGCATGGCGGCAATTAGGGTGTAGTAGCCAATATGTGCACCAATATCAATCATGCGATCGCCGGGTTGCAAAAACTGAGGAAACCATCGAACCACCTCAGGTTCATACATCAGCCCTTGGGAAAAGGCATCCAGCATCAACGCTTGGGTAAACTCCTGGGGATTGAGAAACAGCTTGAGGACGGTCGATTCCTCACCCTGTTGAATACTTAGCTGAATGGTTTTGCCGATGCCTGGCTTGGACGGAGATGAACTCATGGAACCATCGTTACCGTAGAGGGATGATCAAAAAAACTGCCCCCAACCTAGCGGATGAAGGGCAGTTCTGTCTATGAGCTTTAGTTTTTTTTGTTTAGCCTACGCTAAGACCTAGGCTAGGGCGTTTCTGAGGCTTCTGCGGTGATGCTTTCAGAGCGTAGCTGTTTCGCAGCAGCGATCGCATCCTCGGTCTTTTTCCCATCCAGTTTCAGAATCAGAGTGGATAGGGGCGGTAGGCAAAGGTCGATGGAGAAAGGACGATTGTGGAACGCCCATTCTTCCGACCATTTGCCGCCTAAGTTGCCCATGTTGCTGCCGCCGTAGTCGCGGGCATCGCTGTTAAACAGCTCGGTATAGAAACCGGACTTAGGTACACCGATGCGATAGTGGGAATGGGGCTGGGGCGTGAAGTTGCAGACCACGACGATAAATTCATCGGAGTCCTTAGCCCAGCGAATAAACGAAACCACGCTATGGCGATTGTCGTTACAGTCGATCCATTCAAAACCTTGTTGGTCAAAGTCTTGGGTATAGAGAGCTGGCTCACTGCGATACAGCTCATTTAGCTTGGTGAGGCAATGCTTGAGGTTTTGGTGTGGTTCATACTGCAGGAGCCGCCATTCTAGGTCTCCCCAAACGTTCCACTCACTCCACTGCCCAAACTCCATGCTCATGAACAGGGTTTTCTTGCCAGGATGGGCAAACATGTAGGTGTAGAGGCAGCGCAGGCTAGCAAACTTTTGCCATTCATCGCCGTGCATCTTGCCAATCATGTTGCTCTTGCCATGCACCACCTCATCGTGGGACAGCGCCAGCATGAAGTTTTCGCTGAAGGCATACATGATGCTGAAGGTGACGTTGTTCTGATGGAACTGGCGGAACCAGTGATCCATGTGGAAGTAGTCGAGCATGTCATGCATCCAGCCCATGTTCCACTTGAGGTTGAAACCCAAGCCGCCAACGTAGGTGGGCCAAGAGACCATGGGCCAAGAGGTAGACTCTTCGGCAATGGAGAGAATGCCGGGGAAGTAGCTGAAGATGACGTGG
This region of Candidatus Obscuribacterales bacterium genomic DNA includes:
- a CDS encoding FkbM family methyltransferase — its product is MSSSPSKPGIGKTIQLSIQQGEESTVLKLFLNPQEFTQALMLDAFSQGLMYEPEVVRWFPQFLQPGDRMIDIGAHIGYYTLIAAMLVGETGMVVSCELETSNYKRIRHNVAINHFQQVQVIHGAIGDVQQETQFFFNLDNDGGHALWNVGDHPFNTKSQDHPFVQTISMTTLDALVQQYDLDAIKLIKIDTEGAEHLILQGGQHTLETLRPPFVIVEINAFGLQKLGSSQMQLRQFMASLGYDSYLLDGRSEQLIKLAAHQAYDHGLFNLLFTHQSQF